Sequence from the Sphingobium indicum B90A genome:
CGTCGGCAGCTTGCGCGTTCTTTGGCCGATGGCGTCGTCAAAGCCGCGGCGGTTGAGCAGGCCGGAAAGGGGATCGTGCAGCGCGTCGCGCCGATAGCAGGCGAGCAGGTCGAGCATGTTCGCCGCCAGCGCCGCCAAGGCCAGGAACAGGCCAAGCACGCAGGCCAGCGCCTGCATCAGAAAGGCATAGTCGCTGTTCAGGAAACTGTCGCTCGACAGCGTCAGCGGCACGGTGCTGCCGCGCATCAGATTGTCCAGCGCGACCAAAGCCGCCGCGCCGAACAGGGCGCCGTCCGACCAGTTGTCCAGGCGATCCCTGCCGGCGATCAGCGGCAGGCCGATCAGCAGGAAACAGCCGAAATCGGACGACACCAGTTCGAAGGGCAGGTTGTCCAGCAAGAGGGACATGGCGCACAGCAGCACGGACAGCGCCCAGATCGCGATCCGCGCCCGCAGCAGCCAGTTGGGTCGCCAGCGTTCCAGCAGGGCCTGGCTGAACAGCAGGAATCCGCTGGCGAACAGCAAATCCGCCACAAAGCCCCAAAGGGGCGTCGGCAGCAGCGCGAATCCCGCCGGCACCGCAAAGCCGCCCGCTACGCAGAGATAGGCGGCGCTCCAATATCCGGCCGCCCTTATGCCCAGGGTCCAGACGAAGGCGAAAACCACGCCGAAACTTGCCATCATGACGGGCAGGAAGAAGGCGAAATTTTCTCCCACGCTTATTGTGCCTGTTCCTCTTTTCGGGGGCGATCCGGCGCGGCGTCCCTATGGGGCGACGGGTAAAAGCCGATCCTTAACAAATACTTCCATATCGGGTGAGATGTTCATCCGATATGGATGAAGCTGCGGCGAGCGGGTCAGAAGCAGGGACGACGCTTGTCGCGGAAGGCCTGCACGCCCTCCCGGAAGTCGGGCAGGGTGAAGGCGTCCCGGAACATGGCCAGCGTTTCCTCGTCGTCGTCCACCTGCCCATCCAGGATGCGGCGGATGATCGCCTTCGACGAACGGATCGAATGCTGGGCATTGGCGGCAATACTTTCGGCCAGTGCCATCGCCGCCTCCAGCGGCGCAGGCGAAATCTGGTCGATCAGGCCGATGGCCAGCGCCTCCTGCGCATCGTGCAGCGCGGCGGTGAACAATATGCGCTTGGCCCGCGCCGGTCCGACCAAATCGACCAGCAGCTTGGTGTCGAACAACCCATAGACGATGCCCAGCCTGGCCGGGGTGATGCCCAGCCTGGCAGCGGGGGAGGCGATGCGCAGGTCGCAGGCGATGGCCAGCCCGCATCCGCCGCCGACCGCGTCCCCGTCTATCGCCGCGATCACCGGCTTTTCGGCATGGGCCAGGGCATATTGGGTGGCGCGGATCGCGGCCTGATTGGCGACGCGCCACTCCTCATCCCCCGAACAGCGCGCAAATTCGTGGATGTCCGCCCCCGCGCAGAACAGGCCGGGCGTCGCCGAGGACAGGATCAGCACGCGGATCGCCTCGTCCGCCATCGCCTCCTGCACCAGACGCGGCAATTGTTCCCACATCGCCTGGTTCATGGCATTATGCTGCCGGGGCCGGTCGATCAGCAGCGTGGCGACCGCGCCCTCCCGTTCCAGCCGCAACGTCATGTCGGCCAGCCTCCCAGCAGCGGCACCAGATCGTCATAATGGTGGATGACGGCGTCCGCCTCCAGCTCCTCCACCGGCCCGTCGAGGAAGCCGAAGCTGACGGCGATGCTGGGGATGCCCGCATTGCGCGCGCCTGCAATGTCGTTGATCGTGTCGCCCAGGAAGATCGTCCGCCCGCCGCCAGCGCGCTCGATCATGGCGTGGATCGGCGCGGGATGGGGCTTGGCGATGCCCACCGTGTCGCCGCCGACGACGCTGGCGAAACGGTCCGACAGGCCGATCTGGTGCAGCAGCGGAATGGTGAAACGCTCCGCCTTGTTGGTGC
This genomic interval carries:
- a CDS encoding GGDEF domain-containing protein translates to MGENFAFFLPVMMASFGVVFAFVWTLGIRAAGYWSAAYLCVAGGFAVPAGFALLPTPLWGFVADLLFASGFLLFSQALLERWRPNWLLRARIAIWALSVLLCAMSLLLDNLPFELVSSDFGCFLLIGLPLIAGRDRLDNWSDGALFGAAALVALDNLMRGSTVPLTLSSDSFLNSDYAFLMQALACVLGLFLALAALAANMLDLLACYRRDALHDPLSGLLNRRGFDDAIGQRTRKLPTQGSLIVCDIDHFKTINDAHGHALGDRVIVALARILMEFAPADAITARFGGEEFIMFLPDADAARAATTANDIRESVAREVASQLGLSRPLTASFGLSAVQPGDAAIHDAIARADAALYEAKTHGRNRVCVRRALAVPDAPAAILKSRARSG
- a CDS encoding enoyl-CoA hydratase/isomerase family protein, which gives rise to MTLRLEREGAVATLLIDRPRQHNAMNQAMWEQLPRLVQEAMADEAIRVLILSSATPGLFCAGADIHEFARCSGDEEWRVANQAAIRATQYALAHAEKPVIAAIDGDAVGGGCGLAIACDLRIASPAARLGITPARLGIVYGLFDTKLLVDLVGPARAKRILFTAALHDAQEALAIGLIDQISPAPLEAAMALAESIAANAQHSIRSSKAIIRRILDGQVDDDEETLAMFRDAFTLPDFREGVQAFRDKRRPCF